The Temnothorax longispinosus isolate EJ_2023e chromosome 4, Tlon_JGU_v1, whole genome shotgun sequence genome has a window encoding:
- the Catsup gene encoding protein catecholamines up: MTEDNGRALARRWISRIILATFLALIILSLPAMCQRHESPSFKYSKEANEIYSDERHQHQPYDHDHDHDHVHVHDHEHEHEEHDPIRYDLHGHEYPPPKASTKPSPPHIKNYKDIVVRAIGSTLIISAAPFLILFFVPLDNTEQSEWLLKILLSFASGGLLGDAFLHLIPHAMIPHSHGSSETHSHSHSNSHDEPGHHKHDISVGLSILLGLIVFLMVEKAVRIVKGDHGHSHEKKSVLVEKREGKKEERKEEKKEEKKEGKKQEKKEDKKNSGKAVSKACKTPESDIKIAGYLNLAADFLHNFTDGLAIGASYMAGDSIGYVTTFMILLHEIPHEIGDFAILIQSGYSKSKAMKMQLVTAIGALLGTFISLLAEGMGDFATKWILPFTAGGFIYIATVSVIPELLTATKLWQSVQEISALLVGVSLMVFMSNIE, encoded by the exons ATGACAGAGGATAACGGGCGGGCTCTCGCGAGAAGATGGATCTCGAGGATAATACTCGCTACGTTTCTCGCGCTCATCATTTTGAGTCTGCCGGCGATGTGCCAGCGGCACGAGTCGCCGAGCTTCAAGTATTCCAAGGAAGCCAACGAGATCTACTCGGATGAACGACATCAGCATCAGCCTTATGATCATGATCACGATCACGATCACGTTCACGTTCACGATCATGAACATGAACATGAAGAACATGATCCAATACGGTATGATCTACATGGCCATGAGTACCCTCCTCCGAAAGCTTCGACAAAACCAAGCCCTCCGCATATTAAGAATTACAAAGATATTGTTGTAAGAGCCATTGGGTCGACCTTGATCATATCTGCCGCACCTTTCCTCATATTGTTCTTCGTGCCGCTTGACAACACCGAGCAAAGCGAGTGGCTGCTCAAGATCCTGCTGAGCTTCGCGTCCGGTGGCCTGCTAGGCGATGCGTTTCTTCATTTGATTCCACACGCGATGATCCCTCACTCACACGGCTCTTCAGAAACACACTCACACTCGCATTCCAATTCTCATGACGAACCAGGACATCACAAACATGATATATCCGTCGGTTTGTCCATATTGTTAGGGCTAATAGTATTTCTAATGGTGGAGAAGGCAGTACGTATTGTTAAGGGCGATCATGGCCATTCACAcgagaaaaaaagtgttttggtagagaagagagaggggaagaaagaggagaggaaagaggagaaaaaagaggagaagaaagaagggaaaaaacaggagaaaaaagaggataAGAAAAACAGCGGTAAAGCAGTTTCCAAGGCGTGCAAGACACCTGAAAGCGATATCAAGATCGCCGGCTATCTGAACTTGGCGGCGGACTTCCTGCATAACTTTACAGATGGTCTGGCTATAGGAGCCAGTTACATGGCTGGAGACAGTATCGGTTACGTAACGACATTCATGATATTGTTACATGAAATTCCTCATGAAATTGGTGATTTTGCCATCCTGATACAAAGTGGATACAGTAAAAGTAAG GCTATGAAGATGCAGTTGGTCACTGCTATAGGAGCTTTATTAggaacttttatttctttgttggCAGAAGGAATGg GTGATTTTGCAACAAAATGGATTCTTCCTTTTACAGCAGGAGGCTTTATTTACATTGCAACCGTTTCTGTAATACCAGAACTTTTAACTGCCACCAAACTTTGGCAATCAGTTCAGGAGATATCTGCACTTCTTGTCGGAGTATCTCTGATGGTTTTTATGTCAAACATCGAATAA
- the Ttc19 gene encoding tetratricopeptide repeat protein 19 homolog, mitochondrial, which yields MYRLNSVSRVSRCALSNVSFIRSATNARRDVLHVYKNTSVKPPRFCARIDRCRFNDGHRPQGRRSRMLLAVSLPTLILNYIYDIENTDEEVPEVIMTIKRAVLLIQKGECDKAEQMLHVALRQAQTVQHYDAVTYIYDVMANLAFDTGNYRKAENLFVSVLQRLMSNGAAEDDIRVVHISLKMAKIFEHLSETKKAEQGYKFCMEHLKSHVEKDPDNEDAVLLQGMAFDWYGRFLLAQSRHTEAFNYFLQAYNICKKMNGEEHEQTVVLLNDLGTISCIRGEYDEAIKYLSAAAKIGENLPDMVDLGSIHVNLGNVLLKKGLYDEAKKSCQRGRKIAKSRDDNNSFLEADECLKEVKRLLSL from the exons TGTCAGTTTTATTCGCTCGGCGACGAATGCGCGACGTGATGTACTACACGTCTATAAAAATACCTCTGTAAAACCGCCGCGATTCTGCGCGAGGATAGATAGATGCCGGTTCAACGATGGGCACAGGCCGCAGGGGAGAAGGTCCAGGATGCTTCTCGCCGTGTCCTTGcctactttaattttaaattatatttatgatatcgAGAATACCGACGAGGAAGTCCCGGAAGTCATTATGACGATCAAACGAGCTGTACTGTTGATACAG AAGGGAGAATGTGACAAGGCGGAGCAAATGCTGCACGTGGCGTTGCGTCAAGCGCAAACCGTACAGCATTACGACGCTGTCACGTATATCTATGACGTAATGGCCAATCTTGCTTTCGACACTGGAAATTATCGCAAAGCGGAGAACTTGTTCGTATCAGTTTTGCAGAGGCTGATGTCGAATGGAGCCGCGGAGGATGACATACGAGTCGTCCACATAAGCCTGAAGATGGCCAAAATATTTGAACATTTAAGCGAGACAAA GAAAGCGGAGCAGggttataaattttgtatggaGCACTTAAAATCGCACGTTGAAAAAGATCCTGACAACGAAGACGCTGTACTGCTGCAGGGTATGGCCTTCGACTGGTACGGGCGATTTTTACTTGCACAGTCTCGACATACCGAAGCTTTTAACTATTTCCTTCAGGCttataacatatgtaaaaagaTGAACGGTGAAGAGCACGAACAGACTGTAGTTCTGCTTAATGACTTGGGAACGATTAGTTGTATACGAGGAGAATATGATGAagctattaaatatttgtctgCTGCAGCGAAAATAg GGGAAAACCTACCCGATATGGTTGACTTGGGTTCGATTCACGTGAATCTAGGAAATGTGCTCCTAAAAAAGGGTTTATACGACGAAGCCAAAAAATCCTGTCAACGAGGAAGAAAAATAGCTAAAAGCAGAGACGACAATAATTCTTTCTTAGAAGCCGATGAATGCCTCAAGGAAGTAAAGAGATTACTGTCGTTGTAA